A portion of the Microlunatus phosphovorus NM-1 genome contains these proteins:
- a CDS encoding adenylate kinase, giving the protein MRLLIMGPPGAGKGTQAKLIAEHYGIPAISTGDIFRSMKTADTPLARQVRDIMNSGGYVSDDITNQIVAERLAEPDCEGGFLLDGYPRTLAQVETLDAALVGSGTPLDAVLALTADTDEVVARLLKRAEIEGRSDDNEDTIRVRLQTYADQTAPLLEVYGNHGLLVEVDGLGGIEEVSERVFAALDGKLAEGLVATAELVEDPS; this is encoded by the coding sequence ATGCGACTCCTCATCATGGGTCCTCCCGGTGCCGGCAAGGGCACCCAGGCCAAGCTGATCGCCGAGCACTACGGCATCCCGGCCATCTCCACCGGCGACATCTTCCGGTCGATGAAGACCGCCGACACCCCGCTGGCGCGCCAGGTGCGCGACATCATGAACTCCGGCGGGTATGTCAGCGACGACATCACCAATCAGATCGTCGCCGAGCGGTTGGCCGAGCCGGACTGCGAAGGTGGCTTCCTGCTGGACGGCTATCCGCGCACGCTCGCCCAGGTGGAGACGCTGGATGCGGCTCTGGTCGGATCTGGCACGCCCCTGGACGCGGTGCTGGCGCTGACCGCCGACACCGACGAGGTGGTCGCGCGGCTGCTGAAGCGGGCCGAGATCGAGGGCCGCTCCGATGACAACGAGGACACCATTCGGGTCCGGCTCCAGACGTACGCCGACCAGACGGCCCCGTTGCTGGAGGTCTACGGCAACCACGGCCTGCTGGTCGAGGTCGACGGGCTGGGCGGGATCGAGGAGGTCTCCGAGCGGGTGTTCGCTGCGCTCGACGGCAAGCTCGCCGAAGGCCTGGTCGCCACTGCCGAACTGGTCGAGGATCCGTCCTGA
- the secY gene encoding preprotein translocase subunit SecY: MLAAFANAFRTPDLRKKIFFTLGILAVFRLGSIIPTPNVNVQQVNFCLRQATTGDQQGLYSLINLFSGGALLQLAIFALGIMPYITASIILQLLTVVIPRLEALKKEGQSGQTKITQYTRYLTLVLALLNSTAFVTLAVNDQLFVGCPGLVHDTSIFPVIVMILTMTAGTSIIMWLGELITERGVGNGMSVLIFTQIAATFPSALWALRVARPGANGWVVFLLVLALGLAVMLAVIYIELAQRRIPVQYAKRMVGRRVFGGTTTYIPIKINQAGVIPVIFASSLLYIPALYAQFRPDAPASAWIQAHFVRGDHPIYMITYFLLNVFFCYFYVAITFNPEEVADNMKKYGGFIPGIRAGKPTEQYLAYVLSRLTFPGSMYLGILALLPSVAFIFLDANQNFPFGGTSILIIVGVGLDTVKQIESQLQQRNYEGFLR, from the coding sequence GTGCTCGCCGCGTTCGCCAACGCATTCCGGACTCCGGACCTACGCAAGAAGATCTTTTTCACGCTGGGCATCTTGGCCGTCTTCCGGCTGGGGTCGATCATCCCGACCCCGAACGTGAATGTCCAGCAAGTCAATTTCTGCCTCCGCCAGGCCACCACCGGTGACCAGCAGGGGCTCTATTCGTTGATCAACCTCTTCTCCGGTGGAGCGCTGCTCCAACTGGCGATCTTCGCGCTCGGCATCATGCCGTACATCACTGCGAGCATCATCTTGCAGTTGCTGACCGTGGTCATTCCGCGGCTTGAGGCCTTGAAGAAAGAGGGTCAGTCCGGTCAGACGAAGATCACTCAGTACACGCGTTATCTGACGCTGGTGCTGGCACTGCTGAACTCGACGGCATTCGTGACGCTCGCCGTCAACGATCAGCTGTTCGTCGGCTGCCCCGGACTGGTGCACGACACCAGCATCTTCCCGGTCATCGTGATGATCCTGACCATGACCGCCGGCACCAGCATCATCATGTGGCTGGGCGAGCTGATCACCGAGCGCGGTGTCGGCAACGGCATGTCGGTGCTGATCTTCACCCAGATCGCCGCCACCTTCCCCAGCGCCTTGTGGGCGTTGCGGGTGGCTCGTCCGGGCGCCAACGGCTGGGTCGTCTTCCTGCTGGTGCTGGCTCTCGGCCTGGCGGTGATGCTGGCCGTGATCTACATCGAACTGGCGCAACGCCGGATCCCCGTGCAGTACGCCAAGCGAATGGTCGGCCGCCGCGTGTTCGGTGGGACGACGACGTACATCCCGATCAAGATCAACCAGGCCGGCGTCATCCCGGTCATCTTCGCCAGCTCGCTGCTCTATATCCCGGCCCTGTACGCCCAGTTCCGGCCGGATGCGCCGGCCTCGGCCTGGATCCAGGCGCACTTCGTCCGTGGCGACCACCCGATCTACATGATCACCTACTTCCTGCTGAACGTGTTCTTCTGCTACTTCTACGTGGCGATCACGTTCAATCCCGAGGAAGTCGCGGACAACATGAAGAAGTACGGCGGCTTCATCCCGGGGATCCGGGCGGGCAAGCCGACCGAGCAATATCTGGCCTACGTGCTGTCCCGGCTGACGTTCCCCGGATCCATGTATCTGGGCATTTTGGCCCTGCTCCCGTCGGTGGCATTCATCTTTTTGGACGCCAACCAGAACTTCCCCTTCGGCGGAACCTCTATCCTCATCATCGTCGGTGTAGGCCTGGACACGGTCAAGCAGATCGAGAGCCAGCTGCAACAACGCAACTACGAAGGGTTTCTCCGCTGA
- the rpmD gene encoding 50S ribosomal protein L30, with the protein MTRLKVSQVKSSIGGKQNQRDTLRSLGLKRIGDVAAHEDRPEIRGMINTVSHLVTVEEVE; encoded by the coding sequence ATGACTCGTCTCAAGGTCAGCCAGGTCAAGTCCAGCATCGGTGGCAAGCAGAATCAGCGCGACACGCTGCGTTCCCTCGGTCTCAAGCGGATCGGGGACGTGGCGGCGCACGAGGACCGTCCCGAGATCCGGGGCATGATCAACACGGTGTCCCACCTGGTCACCGTCGAGGAGGTGGAGTGA
- the rplO gene encoding 50S ribosomal protein L15: protein MALKVHHLRPAPGAKTAKTRVGRGEGSKGKTAGRGTKGSKARNNIPEAFEGGQMPLHMRVPKLRGFKNPFRVEYQIVNVARIGELFPEGGVVGVDELVDKGAVRAGQPVKVLGNGDLAVAVQVSAHAFSGSAKAKIAAAGGSTTEL, encoded by the coding sequence ATGGCACTGAAGGTCCATCACCTTCGTCCGGCTCCGGGCGCCAAGACCGCCAAGACCCGCGTGGGTCGCGGTGAGGGCTCCAAGGGCAAGACCGCCGGTCGCGGCACCAAGGGCTCCAAGGCCCGTAACAACATCCCCGAGGCGTTCGAGGGTGGGCAGATGCCGCTGCACATGCGCGTCCCGAAGCTGCGCGGCTTCAAGAACCCGTTCCGGGTCGAGTATCAGATCGTCAACGTGGCCCGGATCGGGGAGCTGTTCCCCGAGGGTGGCGTTGTCGGTGTCGATGAGCTCGTCGACAAGGGTGCGGTCCGTGCGGGCCAGCCCGTCAAGGTGCTCGGCAACGGCGACCTCGCCGTGGCCGTGCAGGTGAGCGCGCACGCGTTCTCCGGCAGCGCCAAGGCCAAGATCGCCGCTGCCGGTGGGTCCACCACCGAGCTGTGA
- the map gene encoding type I methionyl aminopeptidase, with the protein MSRFKRRSGIEIKTPEELVGMRRAGLVVADALATTATAVKAGITTAELDAVAAQVICSSGATPSFLGYLGYPATTCISVNNEIVHGIPGPRVLADGDTISIDCGAIVEGWHGDSAVTVQVGTGSAEATALSEATRLAMWHGIGAARLGGRIGDISSAIEDYVDSLATAYGIVADYTGHGIGSAMHQPPDVPNVGRAGKGPKIVLGMALAIEPMLTAGEPDNSVLGDDWTVVTDDGSIACHWEHTMTVTEQGIWVLTSPDGGEAMLARLGVPFGPLAD; encoded by the coding sequence CTGAGTCGGTTCAAGCGACGCTCCGGCATCGAGATCAAGACGCCGGAGGAACTGGTCGGCATGCGCCGAGCCGGTCTGGTGGTGGCCGATGCCCTGGCGACGACGGCGACCGCGGTCAAGGCCGGCATCACCACGGCCGAACTGGATGCGGTCGCGGCCCAGGTGATCTGTAGCTCGGGAGCGACGCCGTCCTTCCTCGGCTACCTGGGCTACCCGGCGACGACCTGCATCTCGGTCAACAACGAGATCGTGCACGGCATCCCGGGACCGCGAGTGCTGGCCGACGGCGACACGATCTCGATCGACTGCGGTGCGATCGTCGAAGGGTGGCACGGAGACTCCGCGGTGACAGTGCAGGTCGGCACGGGATCGGCTGAGGCGACGGCGCTGAGCGAGGCCACCAGGCTGGCCATGTGGCACGGCATCGGCGCGGCCCGGCTGGGCGGCCGGATCGGTGACATCTCCTCGGCGATCGAGGACTATGTGGACTCGTTGGCGACGGCGTACGGGATCGTCGCCGACTACACCGGCCACGGGATCGGCTCGGCCATGCATCAGCCGCCCGATGTGCCCAACGTGGGGCGGGCCGGCAAGGGTCCCAAGATCGTGCTCGGGATGGCCCTGGCGATCGAGCCGATGCTGACGGCCGGTGAGCCGGACAACTCGGTGCTCGGCGACGACTGGACCGTGGTCACCGATGACGGCTCCATCGCCTGCCACTGGGAGCACACCATGACAGTCACCGAGCAGGGGATCTGGGTGCTCACCTCACCCGATGGCGGTGAGGCGATGCTGGCCAGGTTGGGCGTGCCCTTCGGTCCGCTGGCCGACTGA
- the rpsE gene encoding 30S ribosomal protein S5 — MSGSQRRGGGAGGDRRGRDDRRGQGEKSQYIERVVAINRVAKVVKGGRRFSFTALVVVGDGDGTVGVGYGKAKEVPAAIAKGVEEAKKHFFTVPRIQGTIPHPVQGEKAAGVVLLRPASPGTGVIAGGSARAVLECAGVHDVLAKSLGSANAINVVHATVEALQGLERPEAVAKRRGKAVEDVAPAALLKAQKEAAH; from the coding sequence ATGAGTGGAAGCCAGCGCCGCGGTGGCGGTGCAGGTGGCGACCGTCGCGGCCGTGACGATCGTCGTGGCCAAGGCGAGAAGAGCCAGTACATCGAGCGCGTCGTGGCCATCAACCGGGTGGCCAAGGTCGTGAAGGGTGGTCGTCGGTTCAGCTTCACCGCGCTGGTCGTGGTGGGCGACGGAGACGGCACCGTGGGTGTCGGCTATGGGAAGGCCAAGGAGGTGCCCGCGGCGATCGCCAAGGGTGTCGAGGAGGCCAAGAAGCACTTCTTCACCGTGCCGCGGATCCAGGGGACCATCCCGCATCCGGTGCAGGGTGAGAAGGCCGCTGGTGTGGTGCTGCTGCGTCCGGCGTCGCCCGGTACCGGTGTCATCGCCGGTGGTTCGGCTCGTGCGGTGCTCGAGTGCGCCGGCGTGCACGACGTGCTCGCCAAGTCGCTGGGCTCGGCCAACGCCATCAACGTGGTGCACGCCACGGTCGAGGCGTTGCAGGGTCTGGAGCGGCCAGAGGCTGTTGCCAAGCGGCGCGGCAAGGCTGTCGAGGACGTCGCCCCGGCCGCTCTGCTGAAGGCTCAGAAGGAGGCTGCGCACTGA